The Pseudomonas sp. G2-4 genome window below encodes:
- a CDS encoding MFS transporter — MKALSALAPEVRQYLLVTGNYWAFTLTDGALRMLVVLHFHALGYSPLQIAALFLFYELFGVITNLVGGYLGARLGLNRTMNIGLGIQVAALLMLTVPVAWLTIPWVMGAQALSGIAKDLNKMSAKSSIKLLVPDGQQGKLYKWVAILTGSKNALKGVGFFLGGALLALIGFKGALLAMAGVLALIWVSSMIMLKKDPGQSKSQAQVSRHPVQEQGNQHPFSGANVPVRRPRCLVCGGLAGVPEQRVRLGLLEGWRLLGGLGHRLWHRPVVGPEHHRQKKRPRSGWAGSLRLGGIAGGAACSNRLRSLGG; from the coding sequence ATGAAAGCGTTGTCGGCCCTCGCTCCAGAAGTGCGGCAGTACCTGCTCGTGACGGGCAACTACTGGGCCTTCACCCTCACCGATGGCGCTTTGCGCATGTTGGTGGTGCTGCACTTTCACGCATTGGGCTACAGCCCACTGCAAATCGCGGCGTTGTTTCTGTTCTACGAACTGTTTGGTGTGATCACCAACCTGGTGGGTGGCTACCTTGGCGCCCGGTTGGGGCTGAACCGAACCATGAACATCGGGCTGGGTATCCAGGTAGCTGCGCTGCTGATGCTGACCGTTCCGGTAGCGTGGCTGACCATCCCCTGGGTGATGGGCGCTCAGGCGCTGTCAGGGATTGCCAAAGACCTGAACAAGATGAGTGCCAAGAGCTCCATCAAGCTTCTGGTTCCGGATGGGCAGCAGGGCAAGCTCTACAAGTGGGTGGCGATCCTCACGGGCTCGAAGAATGCACTCAAGGGTGTCGGCTTCTTTCTTGGCGGAGCCTTGCTGGCATTGATCGGCTTCAAAGGTGCGTTGCTGGCTATGGCGGGTGTCTTGGCGCTGATCTGGGTCAGCAGCATGATCATGTTGAAGAAGGACCCTGGGCAAAGCAAAAGCCAAGCCCAAGTTTCGCGACATCCTGTCCAAGAGCAAGGCAATCAACATCCTTTCAGCGGCGCGAATGTTCCTGTTCGGCGCCCGCGATGTCTGGTTTGTGGTGGCCTTGCCGGTGTACCTGAGCAGCGTGTTCGGCTGGGACTTCTGGAGGGTTGGCGGCTTCTTGGCGGCCTGGGTCATCGGCTATGGCATCGTCCAGTCGTTGGCCCCGAACATCACCGGCAAAAAAAGCGGCCACGTTCCGGATGGGCGGGCAGCCTTCGTTTGGGCGGCATTGCTGGCGGGGCTGCCTGCAGCAATCGCCTTCGGTCTCTCGGTGGGTAG